attgaactatcgatatcgatatcgatCGACTAGTGTTGTATAGAATTGAAGTATCTTATAAATCAATTAGCTCGACGTTGAACAGGCTGTTATCGACAAGCGCACCCAAACGCAGTACACTGAGGCAAGAGACACACAGGCACACCGGATGCGGTGCTAAAACGTTCGCTCACACTCTCGCACACGAGTACCTTAGAGATATCTTTTCAAATGTACGATTTAGTTTGAGTAATAAGCCGAGATAACTCAGTATCTAGAACTCATCTCATCCGATTATTGTAGGTTCAATCCCAACCAAGTTCGgaagtttcatgtgcttattttgatCATAATTTGTCTTGCGCTCGGCAGTGACCTTTTCCTAAATGTAGGGGAGGtataatctattattttaagtataaaaatattactatgaaTGTATACTAAACAtctatatgtgtatttattaaaactgttattaaCTTTATAAGCTAATATACACTCCCACATTTGCACAACGGGTCCATTTTATAACGTAAGTACTGTTAAAACCTTTTCTGTATATGGTCCTATATGGTCAGTACTATACTATACATCTAAAATATACTGTAAATGCAATCGAAAAGTAtgaaaattttagaataatttattttgaaataattatttcgtacgaaacgaaatattttatacatttgtatattacataaaatatatataacgaggagtCAGGCATCAGCTCGTTACCAGATatgattatattcaatatataagtcTTCAAATATCCCATTTTTCCCTGTCatgtgttctacgtcatactgacgtcGCCAGtacataagataaataataaataaatctttagactttttgacgcttcgacatatacatataatcgcCAATACCAAAATATGTTGTGACGTTTTTTGCACCGCAGAATACAAGATGTaatataaacacatgaaaactTATGCCCGTTTAGAATTCAACCTGCGATCACCGTATAAGATGTACCATTCTACCCAAGCCACTCGGTTTATTCCtcacaaacattaattaatgtatctGTGATATATCTTTACTAGCAATTAACATTTGATCCCCATTACGCATCAAGCACAGAGGTGACTTAATAGATTACCGTTTTGAATTCGCGTAAAATTTCTGCtagtatatatacattaattaatattactctaGTAAATTACTGATCATGCCAAACTGAGATTATGccaatttatttacaacaatacacCGATCCCGGGATTCGTCTGGGATACATTTTCGAGTGTTTCTATCAATTCttacgaaaacattttttttaaataagcaaataGTTCATTTAGTTGGCTCTCTCTTTTCGTGGACATAATCGGGAAGTTACAGACAGCACTTTGAAAAGACACTCGGGGCGcacgtgcgtgcgtgcgtgcgtgcgtgggtgcgggggggggggggggggcgctcACCGCGTCGCGCTCGCGCTTGTCCAGCACGAGGAAGGGCGCGTACTGGCGGCACTCGCACGACACCTCCATCTGCGCGGCCAACGCATCGATTACGCGGAACTGATGCCaggtggtcaccaccgccctaGACCACCTGCCATCGCCAGTGTGCTTGGGAGCTGAGATGTCATGTCCCCCTGCCTgttagctacactggctcacttttcAAATCGTACCACAACAGTACCGAGTGctgtttttaaatagaataccTGATATTGatatgtgggtggtacctgcccacTAGCTTGCACAGAGCATCAAGTAAAATCGTTAAATactataaactttaaattaagcacttattCCACGGAGACACTAGTTGAACTACATTATGTTactcgatttttttaataaatattggtatttaTATTCCGTgtgtacataaatttatatttaccctCAATGTATGTATTTGAAAGTAGGTTGTCTATTCCCCACAGATAATTAACAATCTGGTTTCTCAGTACACTGGCAACCTTACTAGTAAGAAGTGATGAGATATTACGGTTCTTGTGACACACAACATATCTGGTCTATGAAAATAggaattattttaactaatagTCTATGTTGACTCTTCGATAAGACGctatatatttatggtattcttaaataaatttaatcaaaatcgattcaggaAACCAATCATAAATTTACTAAGATCActacaaattgaaattaaaaataaaataaaaatacgaatacATTAACTGTTTTTGTAGTTTACAGATATCTtactgatttttaaatttttaaattatgacagtcaatatataaataacattatttatacgttaaatacttgaaatatatatacattgtatttatatgtatgtatgtagtctCAATGCCACTTCCACATTTTTAGAtacttttgaatatatatatatcttatttatcttAGTGTATTTTGACGTCAAACTATAAACGTATTCCGGTACTCACGGGATGCGGGTGTGGCAGGTAGGCGGGCGGCTGTTGCGCTACCATCGCGTAGGCGGGGACGGCCGCCACCTGCGAAACCAACAATCACTCAATTTAGTCTTTTCCTTTGAAAACAAACATACTCACAAACAGTTTTACGTCATTAATTTCatgactttaaatataaatacaatttttttttatggtataggttggcggacgagcatatgggccacctgatggtaagtggtcaccatcacccatagacattgacgctgtaagaaatattaactattccttccatcgttaatgcgccaccaactttgggaactaagatgttatgtcccttgtgcctgtagttacactggctataTACActggtatacatatatttaaatgattcgtTAAATATGATTGTTGATTAATTCTTTATAACCGAATGTGATCGAGTCTCAAGCGAATGCAAGAATTCCATTGACGGTAGTAGTGAGGGCACTGACCATGTGcgtcggcggcggcggcgcgggcacGTAGCTGACGCCGGCGCCCATGACGCCCACGCCGCCCAGCCCCGCGCCCACGCCCATGCCCACGCCGCCCACGCCCACCGGCGTGCCCGGCGTGTGCGGTCTGGAACAGTACATACTATGCTAATTATACGAGCTCTACGGCTTGTGACGGAGACGCATGGCGTGTGTGTGTATTACGAGTACAGCTGCtactatattatgttttaagattagtattaaataatatatgtcttTGAGTGGGAAATGTCATATAAGATATATTGAGGATTACAAGATTCGAatgaagttaaaatattaacatccTAAATATTATCTCCCAGTACTAAATCGAATCGGTTCAAAGGAATCATGCGAAGTGTCAATCAGATGTTTCGCacaaattcttttaaaaattagaGACCAAATTTACGAATACATCTGGCGAACATTTTggcatgaattaaaaaaatatacatatagattcAGCAGCAAGTGTTTTGATAAACGGTGATCGGAATTATGTTCAGAATCTGAATCACGGCTGCTTCCGTGTAAAAATCTTTTCGTATGTAATTAGCGTGAGAAAATCTTTTCGTACGAAATATTTGATTGGTTGTATGTTTTTAAACGTGTGTGTGTAtcttgtgttttattaatttatcgaaGCGTGCAGTAATGCTCATGTCAGGTACCTGCTGTGTCCGGGCGTGGTGGGGCTGCGTGGCGTGAAGGGCTTGGCACTGGGGTTGAATTCCTTGGCATTTGGGTTTAGTGTGGATTTCTTGAGAGTGACGGCGGCAGGAGATGCTGCGCCGGACCGCGCCTCAGGGGGGTCGTCCTTGCCGCCCGAAGGAGGCTGCAGGATAAAAAAAgcatttcattttcaaattagCAAAACATTGTttagtcataaaaaaataacaaaggaacaattaatattaatgaatggTATACAAAGTTGTTGGGCGTACCTTGTGGTGTGGTAGTGAAGCGGGGACAGGCGCGGGGGCGGGTGCGGGCGCGGGCGTGGGCGTCGGCGTGGGCGTGGGCTCGTGCGGCGGCTTGTGCACGCGCTCGCGCTTGGGCGGAGACGACGGAGCGCCGACGTTGGCCGACACCTCGGGCGGACTCGATGTGCCCGAGGTCTGCTGGGGCTGGAATTAATCAGTATTCattgttaaaattgttttctttttttttagtttgtagTTTTTTAGtcctataaatataacaatattataagcagCTAAAGCGCCAATTGGCAGTATGAATCTCGATATACTGTTGCATTTAATCGAATGATTAAAATAAGTTACCGGCGGCGGCGCGGACACGACGGGCGTCGCGGGGGgaggcgcgggcgcggcgggcgccgGGGAGGATACCAGCTTGAACTCCTGCCCGAACTTCCGGAGCTCCTGCAAAAGAGGGAGCTGGTGTTAGTGAGCGATCGTCCGACGTGACGTAGCGTGACGTGACGTGACGTGACGTGACGTGACGCAGCGTGGCGTGGCGGGCGCACCTGCACCTCGTCCTGTCGGCGCGGCTCGGGCGGCGGCGCGTGGTGTCGCGGCGGCCGCGCGTGCGTGTCCGCGCCCGGGGGAGGGTTCTGTAGGGAAATGCGCAAATATTAATCCGAACGAAGAAGATACCATTCCAGGCGAATGTCGGATATATATTGGACGTGTCTCTAATTTGAACCGTCGTTCGCTATACTTTAATCATAAAGGTATAAATGTATCTTTATAAGGTTTACTCACGTGATGGTGGTGTGGTGGGAAGCCCTGACGAGGCAAGGGCGCCGCTCGAGGCTCGCCATTCATTTTTCCGCTTGCTGCCCTGTTTAAAAATGATGTTATCGTTTAAAAATCTAGTAGAACAGTTAAGAAGCTATtcgattgtatatttattacgaCACCAGTTACATAAAAATTGCTTCTGTTGTCTAACAGCTAAATGTTTGAGaagtgattatattattataaagtttagagaaatatatgtgattataatttatgtgaCTTTGTCTAGCTCTCACGGACTCGAATCCTAGATTTAGCCAGAAGTTTGAGTTTTTTTAGTCAGAATTTTCAGATGTATCCCGGAGTGAGTTTTGTAtagtgtgcgtgtgcgtgtgcgtgtgtgtgtgtgtgtgtgtgcgtgcgtgcgggGGCGCGACTCACTGCGCGTGGTGCGCGTGCGGGTGCGCGTGGTGCGGGAAGGCGGGCGGCGCGTGGTAGCCGCCGGCCTGCGCCGCGTAGCTCTTGCCGCCCGCCGGGTTGGCGCCCGACGGCGCCGGGCTCGCAGCCTGCGGGAGACAGCGCGTTAGTTACTCTTGTGTGGTAAGTTGCAACAGACACAatctaaattcaatattttacttatattctaattattaactcgagatggcccagtagttagaacacgtgcatcttaaccgatgattgcgggttcaaacccaggcaagcaccgctgtttcatgtgcttaatttgtctttataattcatctcgtgctttgcggtgaaggaaaacatcgtgaggaaacctgcatgtgacaaatttcatagaaattctgccacatgtgtattccaccaacccgcattggaacagcgtggtggaatatgttccaagccctctcctcaaaaagggagaggaggcctttagcccagcagtgggaaatttacaggctattactttacttttttttaatgtgtttggCTTCTTCACCCAGTATATCCAAACCTTGACATAGAGTCTAGATTTGTAGGTTTTGTAGAATGTATTAAGATATATTGTTCGTTCAACATAGATTACAAGTATAAACAAAAGCCTCGACTCGACGGCGCGATGAGTGACCCAACGATTCTAATTAAATTGAGTAGATAATCGGTGTTATCGGATTGGAGCGAGTTGTGTACCGGTTGGTCCTCTGGCCGGCGGTCGGAGGGGGGCGTGAGGTGGTGTCGCGGCGGGCGATGCTCCTTGTCCTTGGGCGGCGCGTGCGAGAAGGCGGGCGGCTTGCCCCCGGCGCTGGGGGACGCGCCTCCGTTGTTATTCGATGGCTTCACTAGTTTTCCCGTCTGAAAGTAATGTTTTAATcctttataattgtattacaatTTCGGTAAGATTTGAAAtcttaattaagatattttttattgatgtaaCAATCCAAAAGATTGATtcggaaatatttatttttaaacatttcattatattatggaAACAAAATTTTAGATTGATATGTTTTTGGACTTGAGAGCTGAGacggaccagtggttagaacgcgtgcatcttaaccgatgactgcgggttcaaacccaggcagacaccactatatatatgtgtttaatttgtgtttataattcatctcgtgctcggcgatgaaggaaaacatcgtgaggaaacctgcatgtgtctaatatcatcaaaattctgccacatgtgcattgcgtgatggaatatgttccaaaccctctccttaatggaagaggaggccttattccagcagtgggaaatttacaggctgttactttatgttTTTGTACGTTTTACGGTTGCGCATTATTCCTCGTACCCTCCGGCCACTGACCTGCATGTTCTTCCTCTTGTTCGGTATGACGTACTTGCCGGTGTCGGCGGGCCGCACGACGGCCGCGAACCGTTCCTCCTCGTCACCATTTTCGAGCTCCAGCCGCGCCTTGTACGACGGTGCACTCTCTATTTCGGCTGCTATCTCTTCCGCCTTAGCTTCTGCGTCCCTGGTAACGTATGTCCAGTATTATTGTAATGACCTTACACGAGGACAGCATATGCTGTGAGACAATTTACTGAGACTTTATCTAAGTTTTAAGAGAACAAGCACATCTAGACAACGACTCAGTGACTTCAATTCAAGTAGTGCGGTTAAAGCTACACTCGATATTGAAAATAGATGTTAAAGCATATaccgtatagtacgacacaacttagatgtagtacgctatcccaaattatcaatatttatttctcatgtgaatatgatctttacacaaacgtaataacttgtaatatcatatgacctaatatattcgtcaatttgacagcTTTCTCGGttcgaactgacgcgagaatctatagcgacgaataacgTAGAATGGCGCGATAATGAGCTTTTTCTATGGGTTATATAAATcagcaataatcggttttatttaatttcccgatgctacatctaagttgtgtcgtactatagttagTAATAGTTTAATCGTTTATTGATCGAAATATTACAAACCTAACTTGAGCAAGTAAACTTATTAAGTAAAATGTAAGtcattaatgattaatattacataaacttCAATATTAGACAGTAATTTAGAATTctttaattgaaaatgtaattatttattaatataaataatttattttgggtTGTAGTTATACGATATAATTATggcaatataatttaaacaaacccTCGAATTACATGTATCATGCATTACAAGCATTTcctgattaatatatatttaatcattatgtTTCATAAAGCAATTATTTCCAAAATTCGTATATAAATTTCGCCGAAATTTCAACGTGAGATCTCGTCCAATGACGTATTGTCAATTCAAGGTCATCGCTGTTTGTTTACCTTTACGCATTTTGCAATCAGAACGGATTGGAGATAATGATTCTTAAATGTTGATATGTTTAGTTCAGTTTAGTTCCTATCGTTGTGGGCGGTTAGGACGTAAACGAGATATTACCTATAATCCTGCGTATCCTTCCTCTGCAACGGGAGCGTGTACCCGGCCAGCGAGTGATCGTAAGTGCTGTGGACTCCGTATATTTCTTCGTTCTTGCGGAACATGTCGTTCGCGTCCCAGCCGTTGGCGCGGTGGTCGAGTTCAAGGTCGTCGAGTCGGGCGTCGCCGTTCAACGATGGCGCTTCGGCAGCCTCGGTTTCGCCGTCCCAGGGCTCTAAGTGACGCTCCTCTGCTGACCGACCGTTACCTGTGGGAGCAGTGTATATATCAATTAGTCAaactcgagtcgagatggcccagtggttagaacgcgtgcatcttaaccgatgattgcgggttcaaacccacgcaagcaccgctgattcatgtgcttaatttgtctttatcaaCATCatcttcatctcgtgctcagtggtgaaggaaaacatcgtaaggaaacctgcatgtgacaaatttcatagaaattcttccacatttgtattccaccaacccgcattggaacagcgtggtggaatatgttccaaaccttatcctcaaagggagaggaggcctttagcccagcagtgggaatttacaggctgttgttgtagtcaAACTCAGTCACAAACTTACAATGATTAAAGGTTAAATTTCATCAGCAAAGATCTTCTTTACTTTATATGATGGTTCCTTTCGTGAACAAatgatattcatattatatggtACCGATTGAGAATAACAGATCCATATTATGTCGGACCGAACAATCCATAGGACTGAAATTACCATTGTCGAGTACATCCATCAATCTGTAAGGGCATTCGATAACCAACCGTTGTGCAAAAGCAAAATCAAGTAACATAGACATCACAGAAGCGACCACCAGTTTGCCTTATTAATGCTATGTATTTAGACATAGTACCTTTACCATATAATGATGACGAGAGTCAGAAATTGGACATTTTATAAATTGCGATATGattgaaatgtatatttatattatatttaaactaccctaagcaaatattattagtagttCAGATTTTTGTATCCTATAGTTTTTTCGTTTGTATAGTATATGtagtttttttcgttttttttttaaattaagtaaggtCTCCGTTATTTAAGGTGATTGTTCTTtttccttatatattttttctcgttattgttttacattatatattttacatagtctAAATGATTTTAAGTACTTTAAgcatataagtttttaaataagcatgcaGTGTTTATCTATAATTAGTTGTACTATTgcgtttgatattttgtttattttaattgtacctaTAGTAAGTTTTATAGTGTAACAACTGTTGATACacctaaataaatgtatatataccaTTAAACTTGTTAGATATGGCGCTATCAGTCTGAAACACGTCGTGGGTCGCGTACTCAAGGTCCGAATCCTTGGCCCTGATGGAAACGACATCCTGCGGTTTGAAGATCAACTTCTCCACCACGGAGTCGACTGCTACGACGCCCTCTTGGTCCACTCGATGTGCAACCTCTAGTACGACCTGAGGAATCAAGAAGAAATGTTACGATTATacaactattacaaaaaatacatttacaaaattaacgaataaaagtatattaaaaatgttttttctaaaaaaaaaaaatggacagAAAGTAACTCTACGCAAAAGGCTAGACAGATCATATTCATGATATATTTTCATGAATAtgaggttattattattattattatattcaatgtaaaaaataaccGTGGTATCTTAATAAAGAAACGAACACCATGCCCCAGGAAGGATGTAGCGACTTTGCGAACTCAGAAACTAGTTGTTACAAGTTTACTTTTCCTTCTCGTATCAGTAGTGATTGTGCTATACTCATATGGATAGGCGTGAcatagttgtaaatattttgtgagtTCAAAGTTAcgtagtagtttttttttaatgggaaCAGTTTATCAACCCCCAAAGCAGATTATCGTGagacacaataataaaaattaaaaaagtatactaATCGAGCGGTATCAACATCTGTTAGCTGTCTAACTTTCCTAACCGCATGTGAGGTAGAATGAatgatatacatacaaaagttttGAATCTGAAAGCGAGTCCTAAAAATACTGCAGCATCAGGTAGAATATATATTGCTTAAAGTGGTATACTTTCCTgtcattatacattttttgtaaagcAACATTGTATCAGTAATAATCTACCTATAACTAAGTATGATTAAGAGCATTAAATAACAAGATAATAACGACGACCGTAGAcgttaataatgtaatacaagACTATGATTGTTACCCATCTGTCAATTTTTCATAATGTAGCGATACTAAACATGTcggtatataatatttgtgtaggTATATCTATGTTATCTATAATAGTGGATGTTGCTATATCTGTTTGAGATTAATATACATCGTCACCGTTTGACCGATAACCAGGATCGTTGgcgtttaaattatgaaaaccgGCCAAGTGCGAGTCGGACTAGAGCACGAAAGGTTTAGTACCATTAACCATAAAAGCGACAAAAAATAACGTTTGTTGTACGGGAGCCccttaaatgtttatttgttgctgtttttttttggcAACAGAAATACATCATCAGTATTAAATTCAACTGTCAAACTGTGCCACTGTCTGGTGATAATCGGACGGAGAGTGAAGTCTTAGTAATAAGGTCCTGTTTTATACTTTGGGTATGAAAGCCTAAAATACATAATCATCACCATGCAATTCCTAAGGTAAAAACTACCCGAACACGCTGAAGTTTGTCGTTACAACTTCGGACATAAGTTATCTACACTGGCGTGACATATCCTAGTATAATACCATCAATGTTACATAGATCAGTAATTCGTACCGGACAATCGTTTAATAAAACATAGATATATTTCATTGAACTACGTATATACactttaaatcttttttatttctcgCAGCAAGGCCATCAGTCAAAACGAAATTTTGTGAAAATCCATAGAGAGTatcattgattaaataattattattaaagatctGAGACCAACGATATTATCAATTCAACGTCGAAGATGTTATTTACATTTGGTAAAATCTATGTTCCGAACCGGAAGTAGTAGTCATttgtaattaatcatttaaaacgaCGGCTCAAAAATGGACGCAAGAGATttgaatattatgattttgatacaattttatttggacACATAATTAAGATTCGTTTCTGCACCAACTACAAAACGTTTTAGTTCATTGTAGTCAATTAGTAGTAGTTATATAAATGGATCGttaatcgaattttaatttaa
The Vanessa cardui chromosome 10, ilVanCard2.1, whole genome shotgun sequence genome window above contains:
- the LOC124533239 gene encoding ataxin-2-like protein isoform X1 yields the protein MNNKRKNRQGPPRSPRGRVVAEGVYNNAHFMHAATSHVGDIVQVLTQSGSLWEGVFKTFSAQFEVVLEVAHRVDQEGVVAVDSVVEKLIFKPQDVVSIRAKDSDLEYATHDVFQTDSAISNKFNGNGRSAEERHLEPWDGETEAAEAPSLNGDARLDDLELDHRANGWDANDMFRKNEEIYGVHSTYDHSLAGYTLPLQRKDTQDYRDAEAKAEEIAAEIESAPSYKARLELENGDEEERFAAVVRPADTGKYVIPNKRKNMQTGKLVKPSNNNGGASPSAGGKPPAFSHAPPKDKEHRPPRHHLTPPSDRRPEDQPAASPAPSGANPAGGKSYAAQAGGYHAPPAFPHHAHPHAHHAQAASGKMNGEPRAAPLPRQGFPPHHHHNPPPGADTHARPPRHHAPPPEPRRQDEVQELRKFGQEFKLVSSPAPAAPAPPPATPVVSAPPPPQQTSGTSSPPEVSANVGAPSSPPKRERVHKPPHEPTPTPTPTPAPAPAPAPVPASLPHHKPPSGGKDDPPEARSGAASPAAVTLKKSTLNPNAKEFNPSAKPFTPRSPTTPGHSSMYCSRPHTPGTPVGVGGVGMGVGAGLGGVGVMGAGVSYVPAPPPPTHMVAAVPAYAMVAQQPPAYLPHPHPLYGAAMGGGGGVGGAGQHSQLPTQSQRNFRKGSGVQVAAATGQPLLAPAPMQPFVPYPHPHPAHPAHPAQPALQYQHMVRMYHHGGGGVGVGGGVGVGGVGVGVGEYAPPAQSPVAPSPLYPPPSPAHTPHPHPHPHPHPHHHYQQPPFQVLCPLMGPGGAHHHHHHPHVAYLNHAPPTASPPHHPHQVQQVLLPPQHQSSGGSSTPGVHSSHP
- the LOC124533239 gene encoding ataxin-2-like protein isoform X2, whose translation is MNNKRKNRQGPPRSPRGRVVAEGVYNNAHFMHAATSHVGDIVQVLTQSGSLWEGVFKTFSAQFEVVLEVAHRVDQEGVVAVDSVVEKLIFKPQDVVSIRAKDSDLEYATHDVFQTDSAISNKFNGNGRSAEERHLEPWDGETEAAEAPSLNGDARLDDLELDHRANGWDANDMFRKNEEIYGVHSTYDHSLAGYTLPLQRKDTQDYRDAEAKAEEIAAEIESAPSYKARLELENGDEEERFAAVVRPADTGKYVIPNKRKNMQTGKLVKPSNNNGGASPSAGGKPPAFSHAPPKDKEHRPPRHHLTPPSDRRPEDQPAASPAPSGANPAGGKSYAAQAGGYHAPPAFPHHAHPHAHHAQAASGKMNGEPRAAPLPRQGFPPHHHHNPPPGADTHARPPRHHAPPPEPRRQDEVQELRKFGQEFKLVSSPAPAAPAPPPATPVVSAPPPPQQTSGTSSPPEVSANVGAPSSPPKRERVHKPPHEPTPTPTPTPAPAPAPAPVPASLPHHKPPSGGKDDPPEARSGAASPAAVTLKKSTLNPNAKEFNPSAKPFTPRSPTTPGHSRPHTPGTPVGVGGVGMGVGAGLGGVGVMGAGVSYVPAPPPPTHMVAAVPAYAMVAQQPPAYLPHPHPLYGAAMGGGGGVGGAGQHSQLPTQSQRNFRKGSGVQVAAATGQPLLAPAPMQPFVPYPHPHPAHPAHPAQPALQYQHMVRMYHHGGGGVGVGGGVGVGGVGVGVGEYAPPAQSPVAPSPLYPPPSPAHTPHPHPHPHPHPHHHYQQPPFQVLCPLMGPGGAHHHHHHPHVAYLNHAPPTASPPHHPHQVQQVLLPPQHQSSGGSSTPGVHSSHP